The stretch of DNA CGAACTCACGACCTTAAGATTATGAGACTTACGCGCTGCCTACTGCGCCATCGAGGCTTATGTCGACCGGTCTACTTACATCTGTTGTAGTCTGGCGGAGGTCGACTTTTTCACCCCGGCATCCGAAGGTCGTCCATAATACCGGGACTTCAACGGCTCGTTGCCCCAGCTTCCGCTTTTCTGATGATCCTTCAGATTTTGCAGCGACCGCATAATCACTTCGGATCGTTCGTCTCCGTAGATTTGCACGTACTCTCGGCGCAAATTGTTGTCCAGCCATTGGGCGATGGTGTTCAGTTCCTCCCGGGTGCTCGTCGGCAGCTGCTTAATCGAAGGACAATCCTCGTTAGACGAGTCCTCTTCGATGTAGATCAAATCCAGCAAATCCACCGGTCTCATCGGAGTGCTATGCTTCTTGAGAAGCGACTTTAGATGATTGTTCAACGTCTCGCATCCGTTGTTGAACAAACTGGTCACATTCTCCAACTCGACGCTCTGGGGATTATTGTTGAGGAAGTAATCCTTGGCTTTCTTCAGCTTGTTCAACCCATCCAAAAAGGCCGTTATGTTGCCCTCAGAGGGTCCCTGATGAATTAAGTTGCAAACATCCTGCGAGGCATCGTAGTGCGACAGGACCTGTTCCAGACAGTTGAGCGTAGAATCGAGATCTGCGGTGAGAGCGGAACGGGGGATTAGTTTTCTGATAAGAAATTTCAGTATAGATCTATGAATTTTACTTTGTTGCTGCTTCTGGAGGTTCTTCGTCACGTTGTACACCGGAAGAATGGTTTGCTCTAGCTTTCCCAGCCGCTGTTCGAATGAGTTCAATATTTTGGACATGGACTGAGTCAGTTCAGAGTATTTTTCAACTCTGTCCTTCAGCAGGGCTTGATTAGTTCGTTCCTGTAATTTTGCATATACCTAGTGTAACAAATCTGGGGACATTTGTATTGAGGATATTGATTACCTTTTCTAGCTTCGTTTCTATTTGCAAAGTGTTTTCCAAAGTGCTCATTTTTGCAGTTTTTTAAGGAAACAATAAATAAGCTGATTTTTCTTGTGTTGTTCACTGATAAACAGTTAGGTGACGAATAATTTAGAAGAGATGCGAGCAGACATTCTAATAGGAACAGTAAGAAAGTTCATCCTGTTGGAGTTCTGTTTTGAGTATCAGTTTCGCTGTCGCATACTTTATGAAAAGGACTTCAGTCATTAACATGGAagtaaaaataatcaaaaaaaaatttgaaagataCAGAATCCTGCATTAAAATACTGTTTTCGTAACACAAATAATCAATATTCTTCTTTTATttacaatttggaaacatttgacATTTTAAGCTGATCGAGTTTTAAAGTTTTTtaaataagcagttcgaatgagAACTGTGCATTATACTTCTTCCTACATATCTGTGTGATGTTGTTTAGGCGTGCGAGAAATCACTCAAAACGCTGAAAAGAGAATCTCTCTCGATAACTGATATCGAAAATATGAACTTTCTTGTTAGAATCGTGATTCACATCTCTTCCCACAGAAATGTCACATTTTACACTCGTGCGTTCGCTGTGTTTTGAAGTGATTTGCGTAACACGAACGATATTTAGAATTTAGCATTGGTTTTCTCcgtaaaatatgagttttatgaTTACAAAATCTGTATTAGGCACTGGTCGTGCCATCCTGATGCGACACGCATCAACCAAGGCCACAGCAGCTTCTGCACCAGTCAAAGAAAAATGGGACATCTACGCGGGAGTGCTGGTGGAGAGATTGCCGGTGATCACCAAAACCATGGCGCCCATCGAGGCTAAATTCAAGGTGAGTATTACTTGAGGTCcgtaaaaatatgaaaactataaTCCATTGTACCATATATTCTAGAGCATGTTGGACCAAATTGAGTTTGAAAACAGTCTCAAATCCAATCACGAAGTTCGCAAGGAGGTGGAGAAGCGCCAAGCGGAACTACTAAAGGCCGGGAAGATCGACCTGGACTCAGAAACGCTGAAACAAACTGCCCAAGATTTGGAAGATGCGTATAACGATGAGTTCAGCAAATTTAAACCCGCCCCACGGATCACGGAAGCCGACAAGAAGAATGATGTAAAATCACTTAGCCGAAAGCTGGAGGAAACGCTCGTTTTACTGACGGAACAAAAGCTAGGCGATAAAAGCTACTTCCTGCTTCCACAAGGAAAGTACTCGCCGAGCGAATCCTTACGGCAGACGGCCGAACGGGCATTGAAAGAGAACGTGGGAGATGGACTTAAGGTGACATTCTACGGAAACGCTCCGGTTGGGTTCTACAAGTACAAATACCCAAGTACGACGCGACAGGAGGCAGTTGGGGCAAAAGTGTTTTTCTTTCGATGCACGCTGAATCCTGGCAGTCAGAACGTGACGGATAAAAAGGTCAAGTTTCAGTGGTTGGACCAGTCCGAACTGGAGAAAACACTTAAAGAACCGTATTATCATAGTGTAGCACAATTTCTGGTGTAACTCGACAAGGTTTAATAAAAACTCGGGAAAATTATAGAAGAAACATGCCTTTATTTACAAGAGATTGCACGCGCACATCCTAGGCCAGAATGTTTCTTCCGTCAGCGTCGCTACCAACAGCGCCATTCTGGTGCGAGCTGTTACGGCGCTTCACAACGTAGATCTTTTTATTGGAAAGACAAATGGTGTAGCTGTGTTCCTCGTATACTATCGAAATCTTCTTGCACGAACGCTTTTTAAAAACAGCCGGATCGACACTgaaaaaatgaaaggaaaaatGGTCGTATCAGATAACAAATTATTTCCGCAGGGCGTCGACTTCATTTCCAGAAAAAAAGACCCTTTTTTTCCTGACTTTTAGGTATTGCAAAACATTTTTCCAAATGACTACGACCGTACCGCATCTACACGTGTCAAAGAGTAAAAAGCATACCTTTCCGTCAATGTCAACAACCCGCTGATGATGTTCGCACTCCGTTCATCGTTTTCCATCTCTCCACCGGAAGCGAGCACTGCTCCATCCTCGGACATGACCAGATATCCGATCTGATCCGGAAGGGGACGAGTGTCCAGCTCCAGCATTTCTTCGTACTTGTTATCGCGATGCTGATGGACAGGAACGACAGGACTTCTGTTGCTGCTTGCTCCGTTACAGCAGTATACTTGTACCAAAGGCTGGTGGTGATGGTGGGAATCGGTAGAATTGCGGATTCTGCTGTTTCCTTCAACCGATGACGACGTCGATGGCGAGGCACTTTCCAAGCTGAGCTGACCGATGCGATTAAATTGTCAAATGAAAAAATGCGTGAACAATCGAACCGCTAGTAGAAACCAATATTTTAGGGAACTCATCAAAATTTGGAAGCGGGGATTGGGATTGAACAAAGCGCCCGAACTCTTCGCGAGTGGCGATGGACGACCGACGCGAGTAATTATTGATAACACGAGAACAAAAACACTGACCTGGTCGCTTATCAGGAAAATATTGTTGATGGCAACGACCGAAAAGCTACCGAAAGCATAAACTAATTAAATAGATCCACAAGCTGTGCTTAGTTGTCTAGGCCTATCGATTTTTATTTTTACGTAAAATTCTCACtcctttgctatttttttttttttttaatatttttgttgaTGTTTTGAATGACTGTCTCAAAACTTCACTACATTACAGAGAGTGTCCAAATTTATTACTGTTGGTTTAGGTCGAATTTTGCTTGCACTGCATGACAATGATTGATTACATACGACATCTAACACAAATCTTAAGACCCCTCGTTAGATCGACCCCTCTCTGAAACCGAAAGCGGAACGGCCAGAAAGTGAATTACCCGAAAAGCAGCTGACGTTCGCTCAAACTGTCATCAGACGTGGTCGTCGTCGCATCTTCCTCTCCGTGCGtgcgagtcgtcgtcgtcgtgttttGCTTCTAGTGCatttttgctaggatttttatctCTAGGCCATCATCTATCGTAGTTTTCACACCTTTCCGCTTACTCGAATCCCTATCTCATCGGAATCATGGACGGACCGCACGGAAATCCTCTGCCCAAGAGCAACCCAGCTCCCCAGGAGGGAGATTTGGACCAGACGCCGATCTTCCTAGCGGTACTCGTTGTGCTCATTACTCTCAGTAAgtattgcccattgcacggtgacgtcatcaagaaatcgttctctttctctcctacgggaaattagaaaacaacaggaccaacacctgtcaaatttgacaggtactggtcctgttgttttcaaactctctgaaggagtAAAAGAGATGGAATTTCGCCGTGAAGTGGTCTATTGCCCCAAACTTTCGCCACTTATGTGTGTCAGGGGTTCCCGAGCGCTGCGAGAGGCGGTTCATACTGTTTTAAATTTCACTAGTAGATTGTGTATTTGGCTCATTTTACATTATTCTTTTGCAACTGTTTAAcgagataatgacaaaaacttctAATGTTGAATGACTCAGTTGTGTATCGCTGGACACACGATTGGGAATCCCTGCACAGATCACGATTGGGTCGCGGCACTATTTGTTCATAGTATTGCAATTAAATAACTTTCGCTATCTTTCCTACGCATAATTCAAGTGCTGTTGTACGTCTGGAAGAAGAAGCGCACAGCTCGATCGGATGTACTGCTAATGGGCTTGTGCGATTCCGGCAAGACGCTGCTCTTTTCGCACCTTATACTGGACGAGGAGAAGGAGACGTTCACCTCGATCAAGGAGAATATCGGCCTCCTCACGACGTCCAGCGGCGAGCTACGGTTGGTCGACATTCCAGGTCACGAGCGGTTGCGCGGCAAATTTTTCGACCAGTATAAAAACTTGTCCAAGGCGATCGTGTACGTCATCGATAGTGTCACGGTGCAGAAGGACATCCGCGATGTGGCAGACTTTTTGTACACGGTGCTGGCCGATAAGGCCACGGTCAGTCTGCCGGTGATTATTCTGTGCAACAAGCAGGACGAAGAGCTGGCCAAGGGCGAGGGCATAATCAAGAGTCTTCTGGAAAAGGAAATGTAAGTTTTTCAAATCTCATTATGGAAGAATACCTATCTCAATCCTACAGCTAGATTGCGCAGCGTTATTCTATTTATGCTATGAAAGTCTAGAATGTAGATGAAATATTCATCGCGACGGTTATGTATATAatggccaatttcttcacctcggcttaactggtaagccaggcttacccatatagttaaacctggtttaacgcttaagccagggtgaagaaatcgcccctaaatgTATCtattagggtcgatttcttcaccccggcttaaccggtaagccaggcttacccatatagttaaacctggtttaacgcttaagccagggtgaagaaatcggcccttagtggaACTGTTATGCGTTGAGAAGTACTGCAAGAAATACCTTAAACATAAGTTTTTATTTATTGTTGAGTTTGGGCCGACTCTAGCGAGCATTTATATGTTTAGCTACTTATATTATCTCATAgccttccatttttatt from Aedes albopictus strain Foshan unplaced genomic scaffold, AalbF5 HiC_scaffold_167, whole genome shotgun sequence encodes:
- the LOC109420866 gene encoding large ribosomal subunit protein mL46; this encodes MSFMITKSVLGTGRAILMRHASTKATAASAPVKEKWDIYAGVLVERLPVITKTMAPIEAKFKSMLDQIEFENSLKSNHEVRKEVEKRQAELLKAGKIDLDSETLKQTAQDLEDAYNDEFSKFKPAPRITEADKKNDVKSLSRKLEETLVLLTEQKLGDKSYFLLPQGKYSPSESLRQTAERALKENVGDGLKVTFYGNAPVGFYKYKYPSTTRQEAVGAKVFFFRCTLNPGSQNVTDKKVKFQWLDQSELEKTLKEPYYHSVAQFLV
- the LOC109401023 gene encoding ragulator complex protein LAMTOR4 homolog; translation: MLELDTRPLPDQIGYLVMSEDGAVLASGGEMENDERSANIISGLLTLTESVDPAVFKKRSCKKISIVYEEHSYTICLSNKKIYVVKRRNSSHQNGAVGSDADGRNILA
- the LOC109420867 gene encoding signal recognition particle receptor subunit beta — protein: MDGPHGNPLPKSNPAPQEGDLDQTPIFLAVLVVLITLMLLYVWKKKRTARSDVLLMGLCDSGKTLLFSHLILDEEKETFTSIKENIGLLTTSSGELRLVDIPGHERLRGKFFDQYKNLSKAIVYVIDSVTVQKDIRDVADFLYTVLADKATVSLPVIILCNKQDEELAKGEGIIKSLLEKEINLVRQTRTSQLQSVDPQSTDAVFLGRPDKDFEFGQLSQKVRLVACSAKECQLDDLNAFLDSL